The Bos indicus x Bos taurus breed Angus x Brahman F1 hybrid chromosome 13, Bos_hybrid_MaternalHap_v2.0, whole genome shotgun sequence genome includes a region encoding these proteins:
- the FAM83D gene encoding protein FAM83D produces MALRYDGLDELPAACLSPCGPPNPAELYSEERRLALEELLAGGPDAFSAFLRRERLGRFLNPDEVRSILRAAERPGEEGAAAGAEDSFGSSHDCSSGTYFPEQSDLEPPLLELGWPAFYQGAYRGATRVEAHFQPRGAGAGGPYGCKDALRQQLRLAREVIAVVMDVFTDIDIFRDLQEISRKQGVAVYILLDQALLSQFLDMCMDLKVHPEEEKLMTVRTITGNIYYARSGTKIVGKVHEKFTLIDGIRVATGSYSFTWTDGKLNSSNLVILSGQVVEHFDLEFRILYAQSKPISSKLLSSFRISGRFDHLVDQKPLSKELTLGNLLRLRLARLSSTPRKAELGVEEGRAEAGCGASKTSTISEEDYFSSRKDRLEGRRATDAATQTEPGETPAVSTSDVGTQASAATACAGTQTTVATRVVSSQTVVPTTSATTQTDVDEGVLASPGSQSKEGSPVSKMSVSRSSSLRSSSSLSSQGSVASSIGSQTSFRSTDFATPGPPKYRSTPHFDLCFRDSLRNLNKERQFHFAGIRSRLNHMLAMLSRKTFLTENYLSFNSGSFARSSANLLAVREIMLYPSYQ; encoded by the exons ATGGCTTTGAGATACGATGGCCTGGACGAACTGCCCGCCGCCTGCTTGTCGCCGTGTGGGCCGCCCAACCCGGCCGAACTGTACAGCGAGGAGCGGCGCTTGGCGCTCGAGGAGCTGCTGGCGGGCGGCCCAGACGCCTTCTCGGCTTTCCTGCGACGCGAGCGCCTCGGCCGCTTCTTGAACCCGGACGAGGTGCGCTCCATTCTGCGCGCGGCCGAGCGGCCCGGAGAGGAGGGCGCGGCGGCGGGGGCCGAGGACTCCTTCGGCTCGTCGCACGACTGCTCGTCCGGCACCTACTTCCCCGAGCAGTCGGACCTGGAGCCGCCGCTGCTGGAGCTCGGCTGGCCCGCCTTCTATCAGGGCGCCTACCGCGGGGCCACGCGCGTCGAGGCGCACTTCCAGCCTCGGGGCGCGGGCGCCGGCGGCCCCTATGGCTGCAAGGACGCGCTACGCCAGCAGCTCCGCTTGGCGCGAGAG GTGATTGCAGTGGTGATGGATGTTTTCACGGACATCGACATCTTCCGAGACCTGCAGGAAATCTCTCGGAAACAGGGAGTTGCTGTGTATATCCTACTGGACCAGGCTTTGCTCTCTCAGTTTTTGGATATGTGCATGGATCTGAAAGTTCATCCTGAAGAAGAAAAG CTGATGACTGTCCGGACAATTACAGGAAATATTTACTATGCCAGGTCAGGAACTAAAATTGTTGGGAAGGTTCATGAAAAGTTCACACTGATTGATGGCATTCGTGTGGCTACAGGCTCCTACAG TTTTACATGGACAGATGGcaaactaaacagcagcaacttGGTGATTCTGTCTGGCCAAGTGGTTGAACACTTTGACTTGGAGTTCCGAATCCTCTACGCACAGTCAAAGCCCATCAGCTCCAAGCTCCTGTCCAGCTTCCGGATCAGTGGCAGGTTTGACCATCTCGTCGACCAAAAACCACTGTCCAAGGAGCTCACACTGGGCAACCTGCTGCGACTGCGGCTGGCCAGGCTCTCAAGCACTCCCCGGAAGGCCGAGCTAGGTGTTGAGGAGGGCCGGGCAGAGGCTGGGTGCGGGGCCTCCAAGACCTCCACCATCAGCGAGGAGGACTACTTCAGCAGCCGCAAGGACAGGCTGGAGGGCAGGAGGGCGACTGATGCCGCTACTCAGACAGAGCCAGGAGAGACGCCCGCGGTGAGCACGAGTGACGTGGGGACACAAGCCAGCGCGGCCACAGCGTGCGCCGGAACCCAGACCACAGTGGCCACCAGGGTGGTGAGCTCCCAAACCGTGGTCCCCACCACGTCGGCCACCACCCAGACTGACGTGGACGAGGGTGTTCTCGCCTCTCCGGGAAGCCAGTCTAAGGAAGGGTCACCAGTATCAAAGATGTCTGTGTCGCGCTCCTCCAGTTTGAggtcctcctcctctctgtcctcccaAGGCTCCGTGGCCAGCTCCATCGGCTCCCAGACTTCCTTCAGATCCACAGACTTTGCCACGCCTGGACCCCCCAAGTATCGGAGCACCCCCCACTTCGATCTGTGCTTTAGAGACTCATTAAGAAACTTGAATAAAGAGAGACAGTTTCACTTTGCTGGGATCAGGTCCCGGCTCAACCACATGCTGGCCATGCtttcaagaaaaacattccttACCGAAAACTACCTCAGTTTTAATTCTGGAAGTTTTGCCAGATCATCCGCTAACTTGCTGGCGGTTAGAGAAATCATGCTTTATCCATCCTATCAGTGA